The following nucleotide sequence is from Methanolinea sp..
GTCCGGTTCGGCGGGACCGGGACGGACTCGTTCTCACTCCTCCACCCCCGCGAAATGCCGGAGCGGTTCGAGATCGGAACCCACAACTACCCGGGCCTGGCAGCGCTTGCGGCCGGGGTGGAGTTCATCAGCAAGACTGGCCTGGCCTCTGTCAGGGAAAAGGCGGAACGACAAACCGCGTTTCTCATCCGTGAACTGAAACAGGAGGAGAACATGACGATCTACAACGGCCACCCGGATCTGCCGATCATTGCCTTCAATATCAAGGGCTTCCAGAACGATGACGTGGGATTCATGCTGGCCCGGGGATATCGCATCATTGGCCGGACAGGACTGCACTGTGCACCGCTGGTCCATAAGGCCATTGACGGCGGGGAGGGGTCTGTTAGGCTCAGCCACTCCTGGTTCACGACCGATGAAGAGTGCCGGATTGCAGCGGATGCCATACGGAGGATTGCCCGGAATGCGGATTCTACGGTCGGTCAGGCATAAGGCCTGTGCGGACGGCTCATTCATGAAGGAGTTCCTCCTCGACACCCCGGTATCTCCGGAATTCTTTACCTACCTGGGCAACTTCGGGCAGGTCGAGTCCCTCCCCGGCGTCGGTGAGGGATTCTACAAGTTCGAGAAGCCGGACTGGTTCTCCATCAAGGGATTTTCAGGGGATACGACGGTCGAGGTCCGGTTCAAAAAGGAAGTGATGGACCTGACGATTGACTTTGTCTATTTCCTTTTTTCCTCGTACCGGGAGGGGGAGGTTGATCTCTCCAGCCTGAAACGGAGGGAGCAGGCTATCGGAGAACGGGTCCGGAAACGAATCTACGGGGCATGAAAGAAGGCGAAAAGGGTGCCGCAGGACGTATTTGAGGAATATGCCGATGATTACGACCGGTGGTTTGATGAGCACCGGGACGAGTACCTCGCAGAACTCTCCCGTATCCGCCAGGTGCTCCCGGCACCAGACTCCCGCGCCATCGAAGTGGGGGTCGGTTCCGGGCGGTTTGCAGCCCCCCTGGGAATCAGGATGGGGGTCGAGCCGTCTCGTGCCCTCTGCCGGATGGCACACCGGCGGGGAATTGAGGTTATCCGGGGCACGGCCGAGGCGCTCCCGGTAAAGGACAGCTCCTGTTCCTCGATTCTTATGGTAACGGTCATCTGTTTCCTGGACGACCCGGTCCCCGTGTTCGGTGAGCTCCACCGCATCCTCGTTGACCAGGGGACCCTCATCCTCGCATTTATCGAGAGGGAAGGAAAGATCCACCAGAGGTATCTCCGGGAGGGGGGAAAAGGGAGATTTCTCTCCCGGGCGCGGTTCTATTCCCAGGATGAGGTGCGTGGATTACTCGATAAAACCGGCTTTGCGGTGAAGGCGGCAGATCCAAGGGCTGGCTTCTGTGTGATCGCCGCACAAAGGCTTTGAGAGGTTGGTTCAAGGTCATTTGAGTCCCATCGCACGCTTAACACCTCTTTTCCGCATTCCTGTGCGTTTGCGGAAAAGATTGGTGAAATGCCTCTTCCGGACACCTGGCCACACTATTTACCGGGGTTCCTTCACAGGTATTTCCAGGCCGGCCAGGGCTTGCGGCGTTCCAAATTCGGGTATGTCTGAAAAAACCGAAAGCCAGTACTCCCGCGCCATTCATCCACAGATTGAAAGGTATTTTCGCTCCCGCTCCCTGATATCATCAAGCCCAACCAGCCGGTTGAATTCATCAAAGAGGATCATCCTGTCGGCCATTTGTGCAGATGACCCGGTCCTGGCCAGTTCCGCAAACAGTTCCCGGACAGCGTGGGCGATAACATAAGTGCAGGATGTTGCATCGGCGACCACCGCGTAACCCAGGTCTTGCAGCTCCTGTGCGGACAGGTACGGCGACCTCCCGCCCGGCAGGTTGTTGGCAAACACCGGCCCCTTCACTTCCGAGCATATACGCCGCATCTGGTCGATTGAGCGGGGCGCCTCAACGAACAGGAGATCGGCACCGGCTTCGCGGTAGAGATTCGCGCGGGAGATTGCTTCATCGATCCCATGGATGGCGATGGCATCGGTCCGCGCCATGATGACCAGGTCAGGGTCCTTCCTGGCATCCACGGCGGCATGGATCTTCGCCACCATTTCTTCGGCAGGGATAACCTGCTTCTCGTCCATGTGCCCGCAGCGCTTGGGAAAGGACTGGTCTTCGATAAAAAGCCCGGCAACGCCTGCCTTTTCATAAAGCTCAACGGTCCGGATGATGTTTGTCACATTCCCGTACCCGGTTTCGCCATCGGCAAATACCGGGATTTGTACTGCATCGACAATCCGCGATGCGCAATCCACCATCTCGCTGAGCGTCATGAGGGATACATCAGGTCTTCCCAGGTATGCTGCAGAGTTCGAATACCCTGCTGAGAAAACAGCTTTTATCCCGGCCTGCTCAGCAATCCTCGCACACAACGGGTCGTGTACCACCGGGATAACGAGGATTTCGGGATCGCGTATCATCTTCTGCAGGAGCGTTGTTTTCTTCATGCACGCACTATGGTAACCATCAAAATTCACCGCATAATTAAGTTTCGAAAAAAGATCAGGGCCGGGAAAGGATTTCAACCCGGATTTTTCAGAGCTCCAGCAAGGGAAAGACGGGTTGAAACCCCCTTATCAGGAAATACCCGTTCAGAGCAACCGGTCCCCGGCATGCTCGCCCGGCATGCAATCAAAAACTTCGGTGACCTTCATGACCAGGAGCGACCGGCAGTGGAGCCCGGGCTTTACTTTATAGACCTCGTCCTTCATGGCCTCGTATTCCGGACCCTCGGATTGTATCTCGATATCCCCTTTGATCTTGTAGCACCCTGTAATCCCCTGGCCCCAGAGGTAGAGGCAGGCCCGGGGGTTTTCAAGGACATTTTGGAGGGTAGTCTTCATGAACTGGTTGCCGATCCAGATGGTTTCCGGATCGCGGGGAAAGACCGCCCCCATTGGGGCAACATTTGGTTCACCATCCCGGGATGCCGTTGCAAGCGGGAAGATCCTGCCCACCCGGAATGCATCCATGATTTCTGGAGTCATCTGAACCATACCAGGGAGCATGGTGCAGGTACCCCATAAAACCCACGCACCTGTGTTTCACGGCCCCCTGGATAAGGCCGGATACCAGGGAACTATTCTCTTGTCCGCTTTATCCCGGCCCTGGGCCTCCTCCTCCCGCCCACCCCTGAAATGAAAAAGGGATGGCTTCCTTGCCGAATCCTTCCACCTGGCGGCAAGGCATCTGGAGATGGGTGAGAGGCCCATCCGCTGCATGGACTGATCCCGGGTACCGGGATGGGTGACCTTGTTTCCCAAGGCATCCATTCTGGCGAAACTGGTGTACCAATGATCAATGAAGTCCAGGGAGATGTGGAAACCCGGCCTCGCCATGGTGGGGGCCACCAGGTATTCCCTCGCCCCGGCAAGCCTGATCGATGCATCGGGTCTGTGAGGCATCGGTCTTTCCCGGAGTGCTGCCCTGCGTGGAGCGCATCAAACCCGGCCACCCTGTTGATACGCCGTGGGGAGAATGGTTATCTTTACCGGGCAGGGCCAGGGATCCTACGCTAGGGGGCGCTGGCACCTTGCGAGGGGAAAAAAAGAGAGTTAGTATTTTCCCATGAGGGGGATTTCGCAGTTGGGGCAGGTCTGGCTCCGACAGGGAACGCCCCGGGTTTTCGGATACTCTTTCTTGCATTTCGGACAGATACATGCATCAGGCGGCATGCCTCCCCGCTGCATACCCATTCCGGGTCCACCGTTTGGCATCTGATCTCACCACAGTTCAAAGGAAGGCAGACAGGTATGATAAGGGAGAGGAAAGAGGCAACGTGGGATTCCAAGAAGCTCATCCTGAGAGAACGATGATCCGGGATCAGACCGGAGGATAGTTTTCATGGTGAACCGGGGTAAAAAACATTCACCATGGTGCAACAATTTTTTACCGTTCATCTCCCTCGCATGTACAGGGATGCCCCATGGCAATAGACTGGTACATGGATTTTGTTGATCCCGGGTATGAACCGGGGCGCGATGAGATAATAGTTCTTTACTATTTTGAGCCGGCAGAAGGCATCAGCCACGAGGAGGCGGCTGGGAGGATCGCATCCGAGAGCTCGACAGGGACCTGGACAACCCTCCACACCCTCCCGCCCCGCATGCGGGACCTCCAGGCAACGGTCTTTGAGATCGACGGAAATTTTGTGAAAATATCGTACCCGATCGCCCTCTGGGACGAAGGCAATGCTGTGCAGCTGTTGAGCGGGATCGCCGGAAATATCTTCGGAATGAAGGCGCTTTCGAACCTCCGGCTCATCGATGCAACCCTTCCGGCAGCATACATAGATCACTTCAGGGGACCGCACTTCGGAAACGACGGTATCAGGAAGATGATGAAGGTCCACGGGCGGCCGCTCACCGGAGCGGTACCCAAGCCGAAGGTCGGGTTCACCGCACAGGAGCACGCAGAAATCGGCTATGAAACCTGGATGGGAGGGTTCGACTTTGTCAAGGACGACGAGAACCTGACCTCCACCTCGTTCAACCGGTTCGAAGAACGGGTGGAACGGATGAGCAGGTTCCGGGACCGGGCGGAGCAGGAGACCGGGATGATCAAGTCCGCATTCATCAATATCACGGGGGACACGGAAACAATGGAGAAGCGGGCCGCGCTGCTTTCCGAATACAACTGGAACTATGCCATGATCGATGTCGTAGCGGCCGGGACTGCTGCCGTGATGACCCTGCGCGATTTCTGCTCTGACCTCGATCTTGCCATCCATGCCCACCGGGCCATGCATGCCGCATTCTCCCGTAACCCCCTGCATGGGATTTCAATGCAGTTCCTGGCCAAGATAATGCGGCTCATCGGAGTGAGCCAGATCCACACCGGGACCGCGGTAGGCAAGCTTGCCGGGAGCCGGCAAGAATCTGCCATCCTTGCCGATATCCTCCGCGAGAAGCAGGTCCGCGGTGTTGATAAACGTTCTCTAGACCAGGACTGGGGGAGCATCAGGAACGCGTTCCCAGTGGCGTCGGGAGGGCTTCACCCCGGCCTGGTACCCGCCGTGCTCGATATTTACGGCCGGGACCAGGTACTGCTGGTGAGCGGCGGAATCCATGGTCACCCTGGGGGAACGAGGAAGGGAGCACTGGCGACCGTCCAGGCCATGGAAGCATGGGAAGAGGGCATAACCCTCGAAGAAAAAGCACGTACTGCCCCGGAACTTGCCGCAGCCCTCGAGAAGTGGGGTCATTTCCAACCGAGATGAAGGTAACAGGCGAACCAGGGAAGGCGATGACCAGGGAGGGTGTGGGTAGCTGTGGTCTTTGAATGCCAGCAGTGCGGGGAGTGCTGCAGCATCATGGGCCAGGTGCTCGTTGTATGTGAGGATCCCGGTACAAAGAAGTATGTTCTCTCCAACCAGTATACCGGAGAAAAGACCACTGTCGAGATCGATCCCGACAAGGTTGACCTCTACGAGGACAGGAGCACAATCGAGCGGTTTCCCGAAGCATGCCCGTTTCTCCGGTTCAACCGGGAAGACGGGAGAGCGTACTGCACCGTTCACCTCACCCGCCCTGACATGTGCCGCGATTTTGGATGCTGGCGCCTCCTCATCCTGAGACCCGATGGTCGCCGGGCCGGGCGTGTCATGTGCCAGAGCCATTTCTGTCCCGATGACTCCGACCTCGCACGGCTGTGGGAGGAACGGATACGCCCCATCGACGATCCCGGCGGGGCGGAATGGGACCGCTCGGTCATCAGCATCCTGACCAGGGCAGGATACCAGGTACGGATTTGACATCGGGCCGGTGACGGTCACCTTTCTCGCAGGATTTCCGTGTAGAGCATGACCGCCGAGAGGCTGACCAGGTTCAGGGTTGTCGCTGCATACCAGAGCCAGGACTCAAGCGTGGTCAGGCGGGTTATCCAACCTGACCAGAGCATTCCACAGATGATCAGGAATGCCAGGAGGGTATCAAGGGCAAGGAAAACGGCCGGGATGCCGAACAGCCGCCCGAGCTGGGCGATCGTGCAGTATTCAAAGGGGCTGTCCCGGTGGAGGAGATCGAGAAAGGCACGTCCCAGGTTCATCAGGAGATCGGTCCCTGCCCAGAGAATAATTCCCCACCCGGCAAGGGTAAGGACCGGCGGTGCCAGCTCCCGGACAGCAACAGTCCCAAGGATAAGCTTGAAGATGCAGAATGGTATCCCGATGGTGCTCGAAAGGAAAAAAGGGCGGAGGAAAAAGCCCTGGAACTGATCACCATCTTCTACCATGGCCCGGTTCTCCCGATCAGGTTCGCCTGCACACATAACAAGACTTTGGTCGGTCTCCTCAGGCATGAATATAGAGGAGTATCACCGCTGAGCCGAGATCGGGAAAGATCATGGTCAGTACCTGGAAGACAGATGGGCTGTTGATCCTTGCAATGACCAGGGCCCTGTCTGCCCAACAAGCTCCCCCTACAAAGGGCGTATACCCTCGCTCCCGGACCCTTCCAGGCCGGGGACGTGGCACACAATCTCGCCGGCACGGAGAATAGAGCGTGGAAAGCCACTCCCGGAGCAATCAGAATTCATCGTCCCGGTGGAGGAAAACAGTGAACCAGCCGCCCGTTGGGCCATGGAGAAGCTGTCCCGGATTGTCTCTGGTTGAGCCCGGGATACCAGCCCGAGAGCTTAAAATGCCCTGGTGCCCATACCTGATCGGGAACCGGCAGGGGTGATGAAGGACGGAGGATCCTGGCCAAGGGAAGTGTCAGCAATGCGGGCTCTGCTGCAAGGTCTTTGGGGATCGCATCTCGCCCACAACGATGAACCTCTACTCATGGATGGAGCAGGGCAGGAAGGATATCCTCGTTTATTTCTCGGCTCTCCTCCAGAATGGTGTCCGGGTCAATGGTGCCGATCTTGAGAATGGAGATCTCGGAGAGATTGTAACCGTGGAACTGCGTGACCCAAAGACCGGCGGTTACCTGCCGGTCTGCCCATTTCTCCGACGAATCGGCAAGACGAAGTATACCTGTTCTATTCACACTGTCAAACCGGATATGTGCTGTAATTACATGCCCTGGATCTATGGCGAGACCTATTTTCCCCGCTGCCCGGCGCTGAAAGAGAAGAGATCGCGCTGGTCCGGGTTGCCCGAACAGGATCAGGTCCGGGGCTTTCGGCTTCAGGAGCCCAACTATTAATAGGATAATCACGTCATCCCTGTTCACCAGAGAGAGCAGGGGCTGGTGAACGATGGCTAAGTGGAAATGTTCGGTTTGTGGGTATGTATACGACGAAGAGAAGGGAGAGCCGGCGACCGGCACACCTCCGGGCACTCCATTCTCCTCGCTTCCCGGTGACTGGCGCTGCCCGGTCTGCGGGGCAGAGAAGAGCGCTTTTTACCAGGTCCCGGAAGGAACCGCTTCCGGCCCGGCGGGTCCGGTCCTCTGGAAATGTTCGGTTTGTGGGTATGTATACGACGAAGAACAGGGAGAGCCGGCGACCGGCACACCTCCGGGCACTCCATTCTCCTCGCTTCCCGGTGACTGGCGCTGCCCCGTCTGCGGGGCGGAAAAAAAAGCATTTTTCCTGGTGCGGGAGGTTGACCTTGCCCACGAGGCGGCGGAGACAACGGTCTCTGATGTGCTCATGGCCGAAGTCGCTGCCCGGGGAATAACGTTAGTTTTCGGGCTTCCCGGGACCTCATCGCTCGGCCTTGTTGACGCGGTGCGCAAAAACCCCGGGTTGCGGTACATCGTCTTCAGGCATGAGGCGAACGCGGCCATGGCCGCATCAGCCTACAACAAGCTCACCGGGAAGATTGCGCTCTGCCTGACGATAGCAGGCCCCGGGGCAACGAACCTCACCACCGGGCTCTATGACGCACGGGAGGATGGAGCAGCAGTACTGTCGATCAATGGCCAGGTGGAGACGCAGTACACCGGTCCCTACGGTATCCAGGAGATCGACCAGGACGCGTTCTTCCGGCCCATTGCAGTGTATAACAATACCATCTATGACCGAAAAATGACCTGCCTGCTGGTGAACAGGGCCCTGAAGTATGCCATTCTCCACCACGGCGTGGCCCAGCTCTCTGTCCCCAACGATATCCAGAAACAGCCCCTCGAATCCCTGTTCTGCAGGAGAGAGACCCTGCTCGAGAGCCCTCACATCGTCCCGGCAGAGCCCGAGCTCCTGAAGGCGGCAGCAGCGATCGATGCAGCCGAACGGCCGGTCATCATCGCCGGATGGGGAGCATACGGAGATGGGGATGCCGTCATTGACCTCGCCCGGAGGATCAGCGCTCCCGTCCTCACCACATACCGGGCAAAAGGTTTTGTCCCGGAGGATAACGAGTGGGTCATCGGGGTCCTGGGCCATTCGGGCTCTCCGCAGGCGCGGAGGGCGGTTACCGATGCCGATCTCCTTATCACCCTTGGCGTGGGATTCTCGAAGTTCACCAATATCCCGACCGACAAACTGCTCGTGCAGGTGGATACCAACCCGGTGAAACTTGGGAAGGGTCCGGCAACCCTTTCTCTCTGGGGGAACTGCTCGCTCACGGTGCCCCGGCTGGCAGGCCTGGTCAGGGAGCGGGACCCCGAACATGTCCTCAAGGAGATCGCGGGGATGAAGCGTGAGTGGCTGGAGCAGCTCGACCGGGAGGCTGACGCGACCGCAATCCCTCTCCGACCACCCTTCATCATGAAGGTGCTCTCGGAAGTGATACCGGAGGATGCGGTCATCACCGT
It contains:
- a CDS encoding methyltransferase domain-containing protein translates to MPQDVFEEYADDYDRWFDEHRDEYLAELSRIRQVLPAPDSRAIEVGVGSGRFAAPLGIRMGVEPSRALCRMAHRRGIEVIRGTAEALPVKDSSCSSILMVTVICFLDDPVPVFGELHRILVDQGTLILAFIEREGKIHQRYLREGGKGRFLSRARFYSQDEVRGLLDKTGFAVKAADPRAGFCVIAAQRL
- a CDS encoding isocitrate lyase/PEP mutase family protein, which produces MKKTTLLQKMIRDPEILVIPVVHDPLCARIAEQAGIKAVFSAGYSNSAAYLGRPDVSLMTLSEMVDCASRIVDAVQIPVFADGETGYGNVTNIIRTVELYEKAGVAGLFIEDQSFPKRCGHMDEKQVIPAEEMVAKIHAAVDARKDPDLVIMARTDAIAIHGIDEAISRANLYREAGADLLFVEAPRSIDQMRRICSEVKGPVFANNLPGGRSPYLSAQELQDLGYAVVADATSCTYVIAHAVRELFAELARTGSSAQMADRMILFDEFNRLVGLDDIRERERKYLSICG
- a CDS encoding pyridoxamine 5'-phosphate oxidase family protein — its product is MVQMTPEIMDAFRVGRIFPLATASRDGEPNVAPMGAVFPRDPETIWIGNQFMKTTLQNVLENPRACLYLWGQGITGCYKIKGDIEIQSEGPEYEAMKDEVYKVKPGLHCRSLLVMKVTEVFDCMPGEHAGDRLL
- the rbcL gene encoding type III ribulose-bisphosphate carboxylase, giving the protein MAIDWYMDFVDPGYEPGRDEIIVLYYFEPAEGISHEEAAGRIASESSTGTWTTLHTLPPRMRDLQATVFEIDGNFVKISYPIALWDEGNAVQLLSGIAGNIFGMKALSNLRLIDATLPAAYIDHFRGPHFGNDGIRKMMKVHGRPLTGAVPKPKVGFTAQEHAEIGYETWMGGFDFVKDDENLTSTSFNRFEERVERMSRFRDRAEQETGMIKSAFINITGDTETMEKRAALLSEYNWNYAMIDVVAAGTAAVMTLRDFCSDLDLAIHAHRAMHAAFSRNPLHGISMQFLAKIMRLIGVSQIHTGTAVGKLAGSRQESAILADILREKQVRGVDKRSLDQDWGSIRNAFPVASGGLHPGLVPAVLDIYGRDQVLLVSGGIHGHPGGTRKGALATVQAMEAWEEGITLEEKARTAPELAAALEKWGHFQPR
- a CDS encoding YkgJ family cysteine cluster protein — translated: MVFECQQCGECCSIMGQVLVVCEDPGTKKYVLSNQYTGEKTTVEIDPDKVDLYEDRSTIERFPEACPFLRFNREDGRAYCTVHLTRPDMCRDFGCWRLLILRPDGRRAGRVMCQSHFCPDDSDLARLWEERIRPIDDPGGAEWDRSVISILTRAGYQVRI
- a CDS encoding YkgJ family cysteine cluster protein, whose translation is MSPTTMNLYSWMEQGRKDILVYFSALLQNGVRVNGADLENGDLGEIVTVELRDPKTGGYLPVCPFLRRIGKTKYTCSIHTVKPDMCCNYMPWIYGETYFPRCPALKEKRSRWSGLPEQDQVRGFRLQEPNY